The nucleotide sequence ATGCTGAAATAATTGAACTTAATAAAAAAGAGGATAAAATAATTCTCTCTTATAAAAATACAAAGAAAGATCCATGGGAAAATTTAAAACTAAAAGAAGGTGATATCGTAAAAAGTAAAGTTGTGAAGGTTTTTCCTGAAGGTTTGTTTGTAAATATTGAAGAAGGCCTTGATGGATATATTTATAAAAAAGATCTTTCCTGGTTTGAAGATTTTGAAAATGAAAAAAATATTGCAAAAGAGGGTAATATAGTAGAAGGCAAGATACTTAGAATAGATAGAAAAAATAGAAAAATAATAATTGGTATAAAACATATATTGCCTAATCCATTTGAAAAATATATTAGTGAAAATGGTATTGGAAAAAAAGTTAAAGGTAAAATTGATAAAGTTACAGATTTCGGAGTTTTTATAGAGCTTGATAGAGGAGTTACTGGGTTATTAAAACAAGAGGACCTTTCATGGACAGAAGAACTAAACCCATCAAAATTATATTCAGATAAAGTAGGAAGTGAAATTGAAGTAGTTATCAAAAATATTGATACAAAAAAGAAAAGAATTGATTTATCTCTTAAAGACCTTTTTGATAATCCTTGGGACAATTTTCTTGCAAATAATAAAATTGGTTCAAATGTTGAAACATTAGTATCTGAAGTTGAAGAGAGAAAATTAGTGGTAAAACTTAATCAAGAAATTAAGGGTATTATCCCGGCAAGTGAAGTTTCAACTGAAAAGGTATTTAATTTAGCTGAAAAATTTAAAATAGGTGATAAAATAATAGCAAAGATTAAAACACTTGAACCAAAGAAAAAAAGAGTTGTTTTATCAATTAAAGATTATATTGAAGAGGAACAAAGTAAAGAACTTGGAAAATTTTTATTTGATCATCAAGAAACAAAAATAACTCTTGGGAAACTATTA is from Spirochaetota bacterium and encodes:
- a CDS encoding S1 RNA-binding domain-containing protein; amino-acid sequence: MSEKIVNFEEELEKSLQTIQEPQAGSIIEGKIVCVNNSEVFVDIGWTQEITISIDEFDSKPNELDKVYIYCFKDKYDRTIFSKKKADEILLKRELSRLLKEGLPIKGFVKRYIKEKKLFQIDVKGVSGICFADKIDLKDFDEKLVNDYIEKVFDFKILSYNNNKLVLSRKDYLIDKAKIEKIKFFKERNKKDIVKCKVKKILENDKGVIVDIDSFEGFIPRKEISYSKYFNISDILSEGQIIDAEIIELNKKEDKIILSYKNTKKDPWENLKLKEGDIVKSKVVKVFPEGLFVNIEEGLDGYIYKKDLSWFEDFENEKNIAKEGNIVEGKILRIDRKNRKIIIGIKHILPNPFEKYISENGIGKKVKGKIDKVTDFGVFIELDRGVTGLLKQEDLSWTEELNPSKLYSDKVGSEIEVVIKNIDTKKKRIDLSLKDLFDNPWDNFLANNKIGSNVETLVSEVEERKLVVKLNQEIKGIIPASEVSTEKVFNLAEKFKIGDKIIAKIKTLEPKKKRVVLSIKDYIEEEQSKELGKFLFDHQETKITLGKLLNNNK